The following proteins are encoded in a genomic region of Clostridium kluyveri:
- a CDS encoding O-acetylhomoserine aminocarboxypropyltransferase/cysteine synthase family protein, whose amino-acid sequence MKNYKINTKCVQAGYRPDNGEPRQVPIIQSTTFKYNTSEDMGKLFDLEASGYFYSRLQNPTNDYVAQKIADMEGGTAAMLTSSGQAANFFALFNICNCGDHIVASSSIYGGTFNLISVTMSKMGITTTFVSPDCTEEELNAAFQTNTKAVFGETIANPALTVLDIEKFAKAAHAHDVPLIVDNTFPTPINCRPFEWGADIVTHSTTKYMDGHGAAVGGVIVDSGNFDWMAHADKFPGLCTPDDSYHGITYAQKFGKEGAFITKCTAQLMRDFGSIQSPQHAFILNLGLESLHVRMPRHCENGQSVAEFLQNHPKVAYVNYCGLPGDKYYKIAQKYLPNGSCGVVSFGLKGGREEAEIFMKNLKLVAIETHVADARSCCLNPATSTHRQMNDEELKEAGVPAELIRISCGIEDKEDLISDISQSLDCIE is encoded by the coding sequence ATGAAAAATTATAAAATAAATACGAAATGCGTACAGGCCGGTTATAGACCCGACAATGGAGAACCACGTCAAGTTCCTATTATCCAAAGCACAACTTTTAAATATAATACTAGTGAAGATATGGGAAAATTGTTTGACCTTGAAGCCAGCGGCTATTTCTACAGCAGGCTGCAAAATCCAACAAATGACTATGTGGCTCAAAAAATTGCCGATATGGAAGGCGGCACTGCTGCCATGTTGACTTCTTCAGGACAAGCTGCTAATTTTTTTGCCCTGTTTAATATTTGCAACTGTGGAGACCACATTGTTGCTTCTTCCAGTATTTACGGAGGCACTTTCAATCTAATTTCCGTAACCATGTCCAAAATGGGCATTACCACTACATTTGTTTCTCCTGATTGCACAGAAGAAGAATTAAATGCTGCTTTTCAAACTAATACAAAGGCAGTTTTTGGTGAAACAATTGCTAATCCCGCCCTTACTGTACTGGATATTGAAAAATTTGCAAAGGCTGCCCATGCACATGATGTTCCACTTATAGTAGATAATACTTTTCCAACACCTATTAATTGTCGCCCTTTTGAATGGGGTGCTGACATTGTTACCCATTCTACTACAAAGTACATGGATGGACACGGTGCCGCTGTGGGAGGAGTCATTGTAGACTCTGGAAATTTTGATTGGATGGCTCATGCTGATAAATTCCCGGGACTTTGTACACCAGATGACAGTTATCATGGTATTACCTATGCTCAAAAATTTGGCAAGGAAGGAGCTTTCATTACCAAATGTACTGCTCAACTAATGCGTGACTTTGGTTCTATTCAATCCCCACAGCATGCATTCATCTTAAATCTGGGACTGGAAAGCCTTCATGTCCGTATGCCGCGTCACTGTGAAAATGGACAATCTGTTGCAGAATTTCTCCAAAACCATCCAAAGGTTGCTTATGTTAATTACTGTGGTCTGCCAGGTGATAAATACTATAAGATTGCACAGAAATATCTACCAAATGGTTCTTGTGGTGTTGTTTCATTTGGTTTAAAAGGTGGACGTGAAGAAGCTGAAATCTTTATGAAAAATCTTAAGCTTGTGGCTATTGAAACCCATGTAGCAGATGCCCGCAGTTGTTGTCTGAATCCTGCAACAAGTACACACCGTCAGATGAATGACGAAGAGTTAAAGGAAGCTGGAGTTCCAGCAGAATTAATCCGTATCAGCTGCGGCATTGAAGACAAAGAAGATTTGATTTCTGATATTTCACAATCACTAGATTGTATTGAATAG
- a CDS encoding hemolysin family protein, producing MESDPEPAGLMPQLGLIALLTLLNAFFASAEMAIVSLNKTRIKLLAEQSNKKAQLLEKLLKEPTKFLSTIQVGITLAGFFSSASAATGISYRIGNYLDKLNVPYGQEISFFLVTIILSYIMLVFGELFPKRVALQRSEEIAMLSIRPILFVSKLAIPFVKLLSISTNLLIRITGMNSSNLEEKVSIEEIRSLVEIGQENGVINSTEKEMINSIFEFDDKLAEEVMTPRTEVYLINIDKPLSEYIDELLQKRYSRIPVFEGDSDNIIGILYMKDFIIEAHKVGFENVDIRSIIHPAYFVPERKNIDELFKELQNYRKHMAILIDEYGGFSGIVTIEDLIEEVMGNINDEYDEDEPCVKKIDNKTFMVKGSISIDELNEDLHLNLNEDSEDYDTLGGLLIKIIGRIPEDGEQPVLKYENITFDIEEVKEKRIERVKLHIEE from the coding sequence ATGGAATCAGACCCAGAACCTGCCGGTTTAATGCCTCAATTAGGATTGATTGCATTACTCACTCTGTTAAATGCTTTTTTTGCATCTGCAGAAATGGCAATTGTATCACTTAATAAAACTAGAATAAAGCTTTTAGCAGAACAGAGTAATAAAAAGGCACAACTATTGGAAAAGTTATTAAAGGAACCAACTAAGTTTTTATCCACTATACAAGTGGGAATTACTCTTGCAGGATTTTTTTCAAGTGCATCAGCAGCAACTGGTATTTCATACAGAATTGGAAATTATCTAGATAAACTTAATGTTCCTTATGGTCAAGAGATCTCATTTTTTTTAGTAACAATTATTTTATCCTATATCATGTTGGTTTTTGGAGAATTGTTTCCAAAGCGAGTGGCACTACAAAGATCAGAGGAAATTGCCATGCTTTCCATAAGACCAATTTTATTTGTATCAAAATTGGCAATACCTTTTGTTAAACTGCTTTCAATATCTACTAATCTTTTAATAAGGATTACGGGAATGAACAGCAGTAATTTGGAAGAGAAAGTTTCAATAGAAGAGATTAGGTCATTGGTAGAAATAGGACAAGAAAATGGAGTTATTAATTCCACTGAAAAAGAAATGATAAATAGTATATTTGAATTTGACGATAAATTGGCAGAAGAAGTAATGACACCTAGAACGGAAGTATACTTAATAAATATAGATAAGCCTTTGAGTGAATATATAGATGAACTTCTCCAAAAAAGGTATTCTAGGATTCCCGTATTTGAAGGTGATAGTGATAATATTATAGGTATACTTTATATGAAAGATTTTATAATTGAAGCCCATAAAGTAGGCTTTGAAAATGTAGATATAAGAAGTATAATTCATCCTGCATATTTTGTACCTGAAAGAAAAAATATAGACGAACTATTTAAGGAACTTCAAAATTATAGAAAGCATATGGCTATATTGATAGATGAATATGGAGGATTTTCAGGAATAGTAACTATAGAAGATTTAATTGAAGAAGTAATGGGAAATATAAATGATGAATACGATGAAGATGAGCCCTGTGTAAAAAAAATTGATAATAAAACATTCATGGTTAAAGGCAGTATTTCCATAGATGAATTAAATGAGGATTTACATTTAAATCTGAATGAAGATTCTGAAGATTACGATACACTGGGAGGATTATTGATTAAAATTATAGGTCGCATACCAGAGGATGGAGAGCAGCCTGTACTCAAGTATGAAAATATTACATTTGACATAGAGGAAGTGAAGGAAAAAAGAATAGAACGGGTTAAACTTCATATAGAAGAGTAA
- a CDS encoding SGNH/GDSL hydrolase family protein, with product MYKKVKWLTILAIAAASTCIFSIGFAYSLSITNSSVNESNIKNNSENTENTENKTEEVINQLDANSYNVLVMGDSLAKGTGDENNEGFAGGFVKLWKAKTSKPLRVTNIAVNGDTSSGLLNVVHSAQTLEYIQNSSIIFISIGGNEIKNFKSVDISSVDSSLSESKESTSSPADNVKSVENQYLNNLESIFKSIRSKNQNCIIVFIGLYNPFGSDITPDKVELLNNWNYKTDELVSSDNNGVYVPTYDLFKYNTQSYLAPDNFHPNAAGYDAISKRIFEVLKNYKN from the coding sequence ATGTATAAAAAGGTAAAATGGCTTACCATATTAGCTATTGCAGCAGCAAGTACTTGTATATTCAGCATAGGATTTGCATATTCACTTTCCATTACAAATAGTTCTGTAAATGAAAGTAATATTAAGAATAATAGTGAAAATACTGAAAATACTGAAAATAAAACTGAAGAAGTTATAAATCAATTAGATGCTAACTCATATAATGTGTTAGTCATGGGGGATTCTCTTGCAAAGGGAACGGGAGATGAAAATAATGAAGGTTTTGCAGGCGGTTTTGTTAAGCTCTGGAAAGCTAAAACCTCAAAGCCCCTAAGAGTTACTAACATTGCAGTAAATGGTGATACTTCCTCTGGTCTGCTTAATGTTGTACATAGTGCTCAGACACTAGAATATATACAGAATTCCAGTATTATATTTATTTCCATTGGAGGTAATGAGATTAAAAACTTTAAAAGTGTAGATATATCCTCTGTGGATTCAAGTTTATCAGAATCGAAAGAATCAACGTCTTCACCAGCAGATAATGTAAAGTCAGTTGAAAATCAATATCTAAATAACTTAGAAAGTATTTTTAAATCAATAAGGAGTAAAAATCAAAATTGTATTATTGTGTTTATTGGTCTGTATAATCCCTTCGGCAGTGATATAACCCCAGATAAGGTAGAATTATTAAATAATTGGAATTATAAAACTGATGAATTGGTATCCTCAGATAATAATGGTGTATATGTACCTACATATGACCTTTTTAAATATAATACACAAAGTTATCTGGCTCCTGATAATTTTCATCCAAATGCTGCAGGCTATGATGCTATTTCAAAGAGAATATTTGAGGTATTGAAGAATTATAAAAATTAG
- a CDS encoding ABC transporter permease subunit encodes MLKLVENEVIKMLSKKKLILISAILLILVSLFCYGENSSYKNTIQRYTRASGQTQGYNWKSLVNQQISDLKDSLNRPYMNDNRKNSINIQIEQLEYYLEHNINPVTPSTGKFTVEFMQQAVYLFLPLLIVILAADVVSGEFSSKTIKVLLTRAIPRWKILLSKYIAVLILSCIVILEAAVMCILVSSFVFHNWGWNEPVATGFRVIANKLDSSAVVKVYQWQYAVLVYSLGWFSSVNIATLAFMISTLVRSTATSIGIMLASLIGGEFLQLFLSDWPLVKYFFAINLDLPKYLTASYEPIAGMSLSFSVGVLCIWSLIALVISFIVFNKQDVLV; translated from the coding sequence TTGTTAAAATTAGTGGAAAACGAAGTAATTAAAATGCTGTCTAAAAAGAAGCTTATACTTATTTCAGCCATTTTGTTAATATTGGTATCACTTTTTTGTTATGGGGAGAACTCTTCTTATAAAAATACAATACAAAGGTATACAAGGGCATCAGGACAAACTCAAGGTTATAATTGGAAGTCATTAGTCAATCAGCAAATATCCGATTTAAAAGATAGTCTAAACAGGCCATATATGAATGACAATAGAAAAAATTCTATAAATATACAAATTGAGCAGTTAGAGTATTATTTGGAGCATAATATAAACCCTGTCACCCCAAGTACCGGAAAGTTTACTGTGGAATTTATGCAGCAGGCTGTTTACTTGTTTTTACCTTTGCTTATAGTAATTTTAGCAGCTGATGTAGTATCTGGAGAATTTTCTTCAAAGACTATAAAAGTTCTGTTGACCAGGGCTATTCCTAGATGGAAAATATTATTAAGTAAGTATATTGCAGTTTTGATTTTATCCTGTATAGTTATTTTAGAGGCAGCCGTTATGTGTATTTTAGTATCATCTTTTGTATTTCATAATTGGGGATGGAATGAACCTGTAGCAACTGGTTTTAGGGTTATAGCAAATAAGCTGGATTCTTCTGCAGTAGTAAAGGTGTATCAATGGCAATATGCAGTTTTAGTATATTCTTTAGGATGGTTTTCTTCTGTGAATATTGCAACTTTGGCCTTTATGATTTCTACATTAGTTAGAAGTACGGCAACTTCTATTGGTATAATGCTGGCTTCACTAATTGGAGGGGAATTTCTTCAGTTGTTTTTATCCGACTGGCCCTTAGTCAAGTATTTCTTTGCCATTAATTTAGATTTACCTAAATATTTAACAGCATCCTATGAACCAATAGCAGGAATGAGCCTTTCCTTTTCTGTAGGTGTGTTATGTATATGGTCATTGATAGCATTAGTAATTAGTTTTATTGTATTTAACAAGCAAGATGTATTAGTTTAG
- a CDS encoding ABC transporter ATP-binding protein produces MDKEVLLLDNVCKTIKGKHIINGISFSIKEGEVLGFLGPNGAGKSTTLRMIVGLLKPTSGRIEICGHSIVNDYVKAMSNVGCIIEGPDLYNYISGIDNLNILASMSKDVSNDDIMSAVELVGLKNRIRDKVSTYSLGMKQRLGIAQALMHNPKLLILDEPTNGLDPSGISEMRNLIKKIAKEEGISVLVSSHLISEIELICDKVTIIKNGTILKNADVSELLNNQEVFWILNDNKKGKELLNEVWKLESKIVEDRLEAAVDSSKLEEINSYFLTQGLLLKYVDKKHKTLEDLFLSVTKQSEII; encoded by the coding sequence ATGGACAAGGAAGTGCTGCTTTTAGATAATGTATGTAAAACTATAAAAGGGAAACATATTATTAATGGAATAAGTTTTTCAATAAAAGAAGGTGAGGTCTTAGGTTTTCTTGGTCCAAATGGAGCAGGTAAATCTACCACTTTAAGAATGATTGTAGGACTTTTAAAACCTACTTCTGGAAGAATTGAAATATGTGGACATTCTATTGTGAATGATTATGTAAAAGCTATGTCAAATGTTGGATGCATAATAGAGGGACCAGATTTATACAATTACATCAGCGGCATTGATAATTTAAATATTCTGGCATCCATGAGCAAGGATGTCAGTAATGATGATATTATGAGTGCAGTAGAGCTAGTAGGATTAAAAAATAGAATAAGGGATAAAGTGAGCACATATTCCCTGGGAATGAAACAGAGACTGGGGATTGCACAGGCATTAATGCATAACCCTAAACTTCTCATTTTAGATGAACCTACCAATGGTCTTGATCCATCCGGAATAAGTGAAATGAGAAATTTAATAAAGAAAATTGCAAAAGAAGAGGGTATTTCTGTACTGGTATCCAGTCATCTTATTTCTGAAATAGAACTTATATGTGATAAAGTAACTATAATTAAGAATGGAACAATTTTAAAAAATGCAGATGTAAGTGAACTTTTAAATAATCAAGAGGTATTTTGGATACTGAATGACAATAAAAAAGGAAAAGAATTACTAAATGAAGTATGGAAATTAGAAAGCAAAATAGTTGAGGACAGACTTGAGGCTGCTGTGGATTCATCTAAATTAGAAGAAATAAATTCTTATTTCTTAACACAGGGGCTATTGCTAAAATATGTGGATAAAAAACATAAAACTCTAGAAGATCTATTTTTGAGTGTGACAAAACAAAGTGAAATAATTTAA
- a CDS encoding RNA-guided endonuclease InsQ/TnpB family protein, whose amino-acid sequence MKVNRVEQHQINKNHQLFQLLDEYSFKSKNLYNYANYLVRQTFIITSNLKDNKELTQEQQSFLNWINLKVDEFNVKKQEVLKKKQFKGKNLDKQLKALDYFHGEHKYLGYDFLEFLCSNSEDYRVLMSQVAQQTLRVLDKNWQSFFQSMNKWRKCKDGFTGRPKLPKYKHKTKGRFNVYFTNQNCKFVGDSIKFPKCLNQYLLKTKINGKLQQVRIKPLGSKYLIEIVYQKEIGNLEFESKNICSIDLGLDNLPTLTNNAGIIPVIINGKPLKSINQYFNKQKSKIVSILKTNNNKDWCRSLDILTTKRNNKVKNYLHKASKIIIDYCIKNNFDTIVIGNNKGWKQEVNLGSRNNQNFVGIPYHIFIQMIAYKAENVGIKVIITEESYTSGTSFLDGNCL is encoded by the coding sequence TTGAAAGTAAATAGAGTTGAACAACATCAAATCAATAAAAATCATCAATTATTTCAATTACTTGATGAATATAGTTTTAAATCTAAAAATCTTTACAATTATGCTAATTATTTAGTTAGACAAACTTTTATTATAACTTCAAACTTAAAAGATAATAAGGAGCTAACGCAGGAGCAACAAAGCTTTTTGAACTGGATAAACTTAAAAGTTGATGAATTTAATGTTAAAAAGCAAGAAGTTTTAAAGAAAAAACAATTTAAAGGAAAAAATTTAGATAAACAGCTTAAAGCCTTAGATTACTTCCATGGGGAACATAAATATTTAGGTTATGATTTTTTAGAATTTTTATGCTCAAACTCTGAAGATTATAGAGTTTTAATGTCACAGGTGGCACAACAAACTTTAAGGGTTTTAGATAAAAACTGGCAATCGTTTTTTCAAAGTATGAATAAATGGAGGAAATGTAAAGATGGATTTACAGGGAGACCAAAGTTACCCAAGTATAAACATAAAACAAAAGGCAGATTCAATGTTTATTTTACAAACCAAAATTGTAAGTTTGTAGGAGATTCTATTAAATTCCCTAAATGCTTAAACCAATATTTATTAAAAACTAAAATAAATGGTAAATTACAACAGGTAAGAATAAAACCATTAGGAAGCAAATATTTGATTGAAATAGTTTATCAAAAGGAAATTGGAAATTTGGAGTTTGAATCTAAAAACATTTGTAGTATTGATTTGGGTTTAGACAACCTGCCTACATTGACCAATAATGCAGGGATAATACCTGTCATTATAAATGGCAAACCGTTAAAATCTATAAATCAATATTTTAATAAACAAAAATCCAAGATAGTTTCTATATTAAAAACAAATAATAATAAGGATTGGTGCAGAAGCCTTGATATATTAACGACTAAAAGGAATAATAAAGTAAAAAATTATTTACATAAAGCAAGTAAAATTATTATTGATTATTGTATTAAAAATAATTTTGATACAATTGTAATTGGTAATAATAAAGGATGGAAACAAGAGGTTAATTTAGGAAGTCGCAATAATCAAAACTTTGTAGGTATTCCGTATCATATATTTATTCAAATGATAGCGTATAAAGCTGAGAATGTGGGTATAAAAGTTATAATTACAGAAGAATCATATACATCAGGAACAAGTTTTCTTGACGGAAACTGCCTATAA
- a CDS encoding MerR family transcriptional regulator: MYTNIIYEVITIKDRISITDLARLRNVTTETLRHYDRIGLFKPTYVDPKTGYRYYSVLQYEKLGTIKELRQLGMSLKEIKEYFNNRHVSKSLSMLINKHNELGKKIKDLQLLEETLSEKIQFLQNVITESKMKEIIIKQIPEREIVTLGKTINNELELSYGFLELENALKEISPILASNRLGFIISKSDIESCEFNKSSDIFVFTKASNQVNKKNIQKIKGGKYACIYNSGKPWDREESIKKIIKFIYNNHYVIDGELLEIAQVDITVTDIVEEECFEIQVPIK, from the coding sequence ATGTATACTAATATTATATATGAGGTGATTACAATAAAAGATAGAATATCCATTACAGACCTTGCAAGACTTAGAAACGTGACCACTGAAACTTTGAGACATTATGATAGAATAGGTCTTTTTAAACCCACTTATGTAGATCCTAAAACCGGATATAGATACTATTCAGTACTGCAATATGAAAAATTAGGTACAATTAAAGAACTACGCCAGCTGGGTATGAGTCTTAAAGAAATAAAAGAATATTTTAACAACAGACATGTAAGTAAATCCCTTTCCATGCTTATAAATAAACATAATGAGTTAGGAAAAAAAATAAAAGATTTACAGTTATTGGAAGAAACCCTTTCTGAAAAAATACAATTTTTACAAAATGTTATTACTGAATCTAAAATGAAGGAAATTATAATTAAACAAATACCAGAAAGAGAAATTGTAACACTTGGAAAAACTATTAACAATGAACTGGAGTTGAGCTATGGATTTCTTGAACTTGAAAATGCCCTTAAAGAAATTTCACCTATTTTGGCCAGTAATAGATTAGGGTTCATTATATCAAAATCTGATATTGAATCCTGTGAGTTTAATAAGTCCAGTGACATTTTTGTATTTACAAAAGCATCTAACCAAGTTAATAAAAAAAATATACAGAAAATAAAAGGTGGAAAATATGCTTGTATTTATAACAGCGGTAAACCCTGGGATAGAGAAGAAAGCATAAAAAAAATTATAAAATTTATTTATAATAATCATTATGTTATAGACGGTGAGCTTCTCGAAATAGCTCAAGTAGACATTACAGTAACAGATATTGTTGAAGAAGAGTGTTTTGAGATTCAAGTTCCCATCAAATGA
- a CDS encoding dimethylarginine dimethylaminohydrolase family protein, with protein sequence MKKNYVKNSTNTLRKVLLCAPTYFEFEPINVITEKWMEKGEKSNRDICLREHAEIVQAYRENGVEVVLMEPDPNLPYQVFARDFGACISEGYIMGKFREPVRKNETTAYENKMKELDIPCAARCTAGAFEGGDFWFLDDYTMAHGVIARTDWDGVKNIRTQVHELGYELIPVPALRENLHLDMCFNIVAEKVAIVCKEALPYDFLKMLEKRNFTLIDVPQQGVFKHYCNLQCLGNDRVLTFANNKDVNHKLKVLGLKTIEVDLVEILKGGGGPHCMTFPLERE encoded by the coding sequence ATGAAGAAAAATTATGTGAAAAATTCAACAAATACTTTAAGAAAGGTACTGCTGTGTGCTCCCACATATTTTGAATTTGAACCAATCAACGTAATAACAGAAAAATGGATGGAAAAAGGTGAAAAATCCAATAGGGATATTTGTTTGAGAGAACACGCAGAAATTGTACAGGCTTATAGAGAAAATGGAGTAGAGGTAGTTTTAATGGAACCAGATCCTAATTTACCCTACCAGGTATTTGCTAGAGATTTTGGAGCTTGCATATCTGAAGGTTATATAATGGGGAAATTCAGAGAACCTGTACGCAAAAACGAAACTACAGCTTATGAAAATAAAATGAAAGAACTTGATATTCCCTGCGCTGCCAGGTGTACTGCAGGTGCCTTTGAAGGTGGCGATTTTTGGTTTTTAGATGATTATACCATGGCCCATGGTGTAATTGCCAGAACAGATTGGGATGGAGTGAAAAATATTAGAACGCAAGTACACGAACTAGGTTATGAGTTAATTCCTGTACCAGCTTTAAGAGAAAATTTGCATTTAGATATGTGTTTTAATATAGTAGCTGAAAAAGTAGCTATAGTATGTAAAGAAGCTCTTCCTTATGATTTTTTAAAGATGCTGGAAAAACGAAATTTTACTTTAATTGATGTCCCTCAGCAAGGGGTTTTCAAACATTATTGTAATTTACAATGTCTTGGAAATGATAGGGTATTGACTTTCGCCAATAATAAAGATGTAAACCATAAGCTGAAAGTATTGGGCTTAAAAACCATTGAAGTTGACCTGGTTGAAATATTAAAAGGCGGAGGAGGTCCCCACTGCATGACATTTCCTTTGGAGAGAGAATAA
- the mtlD gene encoding bifunctional mannitol-1-phosphate dehydrogenase/phosphatase: MSKVQKGECLINFESKQIYAAIFDMDGTMFDTERLRINMLKSSSKLIYGESMSDKLLLDSLGVNAKMAEELAKKQYGENYPYEDIRKKADEYEVRYIRHNGVPVKEGLYDVLERLKKSGILIALATSSRRAIAEEYLLSARVMRFFDVIVCGNEVTKGKPHPEIFLKAADELNCHPSHCLIFEDSQNGLIAAADSGGIPIFIKDIKEPEKHIKNRAFKAYNSMVEFHEELVKFTPKMSMPKLNEHFPQSFGYVKAGIHGFGAIGGGYLTQIFSHWDGYTRPKEIIGATKKVVIKELINSLGKFNVKYESRAYFQSISNVHIIDMDDETEMIKMYTESQIIGLAIPETAVKSQSEIIAKGLIERYSKNNTNLTILVVINKIKGAKFIKKNVKNALKNLVGEEKAEETISRTYFCETVVNRMVSAIPEKTLLTQIQKKLSNLKRTISYFQPDITGLFKYFQEGESILVNSKKTVKKIDEKTLLKVGDISKKLSIMSRFDKYISRFNVSLFSSEPYIPLYASNESPLLERLRQVKVVDNIEKMQQIKNRLSNGPHAIIAWYSALLGYKTIGQGMGDKKVLSLVRSIIEKEIKPSLIKDNSELSPYVDEFISNFIKRCRSSFKDNCIRVGRDPMRKLQCEERIFGTITLAQKFNIPTPMIEFGAACAIFYSILLINPKDKECRKIKEIYNKNHSVEDVLTYDGEYNGGRYHGLNLQKDKDLIRRIKIQFNNLILSEDIISYHHVEIDNQLSL; encoded by the coding sequence ATGTCAAAAGTACAGAAAGGAGAATGTCTTATAAATTTTGAAAGTAAACAAATTTATGCAGCAATTTTTGATATGGATGGAACTATGTTTGATACTGAGAGACTGAGAATTAATATGTTAAAGTCATCATCCAAACTCATATATGGAGAGAGCATGTCAGACAAGCTTCTTCTGGATTCACTGGGAGTCAATGCCAAAATGGCAGAAGAACTTGCAAAAAAACAATATGGAGAGAATTATCCTTATGAGGACATAAGAAAAAAAGCTGATGAATACGAAGTGAGATATATAAGACATAATGGTGTACCTGTTAAAGAAGGATTATATGATGTACTGGAAAGATTGAAGAAAAGCGGGATTCTAATTGCTCTTGCAACTTCAAGCAGAAGGGCCATAGCAGAAGAATATCTTTTAAGTGCAAGAGTGATGAGATTTTTTGATGTTATTGTATGTGGTAATGAGGTTACAAAAGGGAAACCCCATCCAGAAATATTTTTAAAAGCAGCAGATGAATTAAATTGTCATCCATCACATTGCCTTATATTTGAAGATTCACAAAATGGTCTGATTGCAGCAGCAGATTCAGGAGGAATCCCTATATTTATAAAAGATATAAAGGAGCCTGAAAAACACATAAAAAATCGTGCTTTTAAAGCATATAATAGTATGGTAGAATTTCACGAAGAGCTGGTTAAATTTACACCCAAAATGTCCATGCCCAAACTAAATGAACATTTTCCACAAAGTTTTGGGTATGTAAAAGCAGGCATTCATGGTTTTGGCGCAATAGGAGGAGGATATCTTACACAGATTTTTTCCCATTGGGATGGCTATACCAGGCCCAAGGAAATAATTGGAGCAACTAAAAAAGTTGTAATTAAAGAGTTAATAAATTCATTAGGAAAATTTAATGTGAAATATGAAAGTAGGGCATATTTTCAAAGTATAAGTAACGTTCATATTATTGATATGGATGATGAAACGGAAATGATAAAGATGTATACGGAGTCTCAAATCATTGGTCTTGCTATTCCAGAAACAGCAGTGAAGTCCCAGTCTGAAATTATAGCTAAAGGTCTCATTGAACGCTATAGTAAAAATAACACCAATCTTACAATACTTGTGGTAATAAATAAAATAAAAGGAGCAAAATTTATTAAAAAAAATGTTAAAAATGCTCTTAAGAATTTAGTGGGTGAAGAAAAAGCAGAAGAAACAATATCTAGAACATATTTCTGTGAGACTGTTGTAAATAGAATGGTTTCTGCAATACCTGAAAAAACATTACTTACACAGATTCAAAAAAAATTATCAAATCTTAAAAGGACTATTTCCTATTTTCAACCGGATATTACAGGGCTCTTCAAATACTTTCAAGAGGGCGAAAGTATTTTAGTTAATTCTAAAAAGACAGTAAAAAAAATTGATGAAAAAACTCTGTTGAAGGTTGGAGATATATCAAAAAAATTATCTATTATGTCTCGATTTGATAAATATATATCAAGATTTAATGTATCTTTGTTTAGCAGCGAACCATATATTCCGTTGTATGCAAGTAATGAAAGTCCTTTACTTGAAAGATTACGGCAGGTTAAAGTTGTAGATAATATTGAAAAAATGCAGCAGATAAAAAATAGACTTTCAAATGGTCCTCATGCAATAATAGCATGGTATTCTGCTTTACTTGGTTACAAAACAATTGGACAGGGAATGGGAGATAAAAAAGTACTTTCATTGGTGAGGAGTATTATTGAAAAAGAAATTAAGCCTTCCCTTATTAAAGATAATTCTGAATTATCTCCATATGTTGATGAATTTATTTCAAATTTTATTAAAAGGTGTAGGAGCTCTTTTAAAGATAATTGTATTCGTGTGGGACGTGATCCTATGAGAAAATTACAGTGTGAAGAAAGAATTTTTGGAACTATCACTCTGGCACAAAAGTTTAACATACCTACTCCTATGATTGAATTTGGTGCAGCTTGTGCTATTTTTTATTCCATTTTACTTATAAATCCCAAGGATAAAGAGTGTAGAAAAATCAAGGAGATATATAATAAGAATCATTCTGTAGAGGATGTTCTTACTTATGATGGTGAATACAATGGTGGGAGATATCATGGCTTGAATTTACAAAAAGATAAAGATTTAATCAGGAGAATAAAAATACAATTTAATAATCTTATATTGTCTGAAGATATAATAAGTTACCATCATGTAGAAATAGATAATCAGCTAAGTCTTTAA